The segment GTCGATATCGGCGATGGCGATTTCGGCACGGGCGGCACCTTTGTGCCCACCTGCGGAGCCGATGTCCCCGAAGCAGCGGGCAGCGAATTTGCCCATGTCGCGCCTGAGGCCGTCTCCCCGGAAGATGGCAATGGCCTTGTCGTCCACAACGCCGCTGATTACGGTCCAGGATGCGCCGTGGACGCGCAGGAAGAGATCGGCCAGCAGCACCAGAATGTCCGGGCTTTCCACATGTTCGATAAAGGCGAAGATGCCCTGCCCCATGAGGCGCATCTTGAAATAGGCCTGGCAGAAGTAACGCAGCCATTCCAGGTGGAATTCACTGCGGTAGATCTTCTTGAGCAGCAGGGGGCTTGCGAACTTGTTCAGGTACTGGAAGGCACGCAGGTCGGCCTCGGCAAAGTCGCGCTCAAAGGACGAGGTGTCGGTCTTGATGCCGTATTGCAGGGCGGTTGCCAGGAGTTTTCCGGGCCGGATGTTCATGTTGTAGAGGTATTCGGTCAGCAGACTGGAGTTGGCCCCGTAGCCCGGTTCGACGTGTGCGAATTCGGCCTCCACCGGATGCTCTTTGGATGTGGGATGGTGGTCGATGACCACTGAGAATTTCATATCCGCAAAGCCTTCGTGGTGGTGGGGCTGCGAGTCCACCAGAGCAAATCTGTCATACTGGGCAATGACATTGGGAGTCAGCTTGCGCGTAGGGACGCGCAGGGAATGGATCATTTCCAGGTTGTCGGGCCTGGAGACCTCGTTGACGTGGGCGATGCCCACGTCCTGCACCCGGTGGGCCATGATGCGCTTCAAGGCCATGGCAGAGGCCATGGCGTCGGGGTCGGCGTTCATGGCGATGAGCCAGCGTTCCTGTTTGTTGAACAGGCTCAGCAGATCGGGAGTGCGGGGCAGGGAACGGAAATATGCCATAAATTGAGTTTACTCCGAAAGCCTCAGGGGGCGACCAGCCACGACCAGAACAACTTCGGAGCAACGCTCCGCCAGCCGTCTGTTGAGCTGTCCCATCCCGCGCACGAAAGCCCGCACTTCACGGGTTGCCGCCACAGGACCAAGGCCCGTCTCGCAGGAGACGAAGATTGCGCCGGTCTCCCCCAAGGAATCCACGGCGTTCAGGAGCGCCTGCTCCCGTTCGTTGATGCAGTCGGCCTGGGCACAGGCGTAGAGCCAGTAGTCCAGGCCTTCCACCAGAATGGTGGTGTAGTGTCCTGCCGCCTGAGCCAGGGCCTCGGGCAGGTCCAACGTCACTTCGCGTACGGGAATCTCGGGGCCGCGTTCCACGCGATGGCGCATGATGCGTTCCCGGAAGCCGTG is part of the Desulfovibrio ferrophilus genome and harbors:
- a CDS encoding DHH family phosphoesterase, giving the protein MAYFRSLPRTPDLLSLFNKQERWLIAMNADPDAMASAMALKRIMAHRVQDVGIAHVNEVSRPDNLEMIHSLRVPTRKLTPNVIAQYDRFALVDSQPHHHEGFADMKFSVVIDHHPTSKEHPVEAEFAHVEPGYGANSSLLTEYLYNMNIRPGKLLATALQYGIKTDTSSFERDFAEADLRAFQYLNKFASPLLLKKIYRSEFHLEWLRYFCQAYFKMRLMGQGIFAFIEHVESPDILVLLADLFLRVHGASWTVISGVVDDKAIAIFRGDGLRRDMGKFAARCFGDIGSAGGHKGAARAEIAIADIDMPSPEAFLWKRLHTNKARAKKNGAAKQE
- a CDS encoding bifunctional adenosylcobinamide kinase/adenosylcobinamide-phosphate guanylyltransferase, which encodes MEAGVRRLILGGEKSGKSDHALALLHKAPGPALLIATAQTLDHGFRERIMRHRVERGPEIPVREVTLDLPEALAQAAGHYTTILVEGLDYWLYACAQADCINEREQALLNAVDSLGETGAIFVSCETGLGPVAATREVRAFVRGMGQLNRRLAERCSEVVLVVAGRPLRLSE